The genomic segment AAAGGCTTTTGTAACtaccttttgatttctttttcctctcaTAGTAGTTTCAAATCAactttaattttacattttctaTACTACCAACGGGCTTTACTGATCAAGTCATCTAATACCCAGgtccaaaaatttaaaaaactcatcTAAAGATCTATACtatcaacttttaattttaattttaaaaaagaattgactcTATTTAACCCGATAAAAAACCTAGGTAGACAGATGACTTGGTTGCCCTATGATAAAACTCAATCAAAACacattgatttcttttaaaaaataattggtcaaaacaatattattttgatcctataaaaaaaactttagggtCAACTTAGGTTAATCCTCTCGAATTGTGACTCGAGCCTCGTCTCAGGTCAAGTTTtaaagttataataataatcacttttatctttacatatcttagttgaaaacaaattgaaattaaaagttttttagaaGGATATTTTagggataaaaataataaatattatctttgaaGATATGCTTCCTTTATACCTCTTGTTTTTAGAAgtgttgttatctatttttggggtccatataaacaaaaataaaataaaataaaatataaatttttaaaaaaaaaatattggaagaaaataaaaatatactagtGAGATGAATATACTAAAATGCCCAAGAAATTGTTGAAGATTGATTgataaagatcaaaatatacTAGATTGAAAAATCTtacagtgtattttttttaattaatgaaggctttattaacaaagaaaaatttaatttgaggaaaaaaattcaaaattgaatatTCAAGGATTTAATTGGAGTTTTTCAAgatctaattaaatttattgagagcttattccaagaaaaaataatttttgaagtcaattttgactttaattggaagaaattaaagtttggggtgaaattgcaaatattaagagttaatttgatcaaatcaatggCTTAATTAcacaaataacaatgaaaacaataataattataataataatagtgataattcatcatttaatactAGGTTTACTAGGAATTAAGTTTCACCAATTTTTCATAAATGATATTTTCGATCTAATATTCCAGGTTACTGGTTTGAAAAATTTACGTGACTTGAtgttctctcttattttttatattattttttatattttattatttaatattaaatttttaaaataaaaattaattattcaggttttttttatatattctattaaaaactcaattcaaccagcattgagatttattttcttgctGAAGTTTAttgtattacaaaaaaaatcctcGCAGTATCTCCTTCAATGAACTAGTATTATAGTACAGTAGGAGAAACAAAAtttacaatataattatttccTTAAAATATCGtgccttatttatttatttatttttcttaaacagCGGGCTTGAATTCCTACCTCTAAATGGGCCAACAGAACCCAGCCCACAACTAAGCCCAAAAACCCACTGTGTCAGCTGACTCTCGAGGCAGCCAGTCCTGTTCTCTTCTGTCTTGAGATCGAAGAAAACTTTTCTTCTTAAACCACagtctctctgtctctctctctaacccctacaaaaagaaaaagcacAGAGATAGAAGCTGAAGAGAACAGAAGCATAAAACGATGAGCAGCATAGGAACAGGCTACGATCTGTCGGTCACTACTTTCTCGCCGGATGGCCGTGTTTTTCAGATCGAATACGCTGCTAAAGCCGTCGATAACAGCGGGTCTGTTTCTTTCCGTTTTCTTTGTGCTTGTAAATTTCTACCCCAATTTCTTTCCTTGGATTTGCTTCACTAGCATTATagcaattagttttttttgttttgtttttgcagtaCTGTTATTGGAATCAAGTGCAAAGACGGGATTGTTATGGTATAAATACTATTCCTTTCTTTAGAAGAttgaatccttttttatttggtttttgtgATTGTAGTTGGAATTATAGTAATTAAACGgttaattgtttgattttagGGTGTGGAGAAGCTAATAGCTTCGAAGATGATGTTACCCGGTTCCAATAGGAGAATCCACGCTGTTCATCGTCATTCCGGCATGGTactgccttttttatttttatttagaaagttgcagaaaatataagaaaaaagctgggttttttttcccttctttacaATTTCTGTACTAAATAGAGCTCAATTTTGTGTCTTTTCATTGCTGTTTGTTGGGTTTTGGACGGAGATTTATATCATTTGATATTGATGAAAATTAATGGTCGTGGATGATTTACATGACATTAGTGCTTTTAATTTCTTACGGGATTTGAGATTGGTTTTATTTAGCTAAAGTATCCGTGTGCATGTGTTTTGATTGCTTTTATCATGCCTGATTAAATGGGGTCTTGTTTACGGTCAGTTAGTAGGCTTAGTTTGTGATGCGATTATGGGTTATTGCTGAAACGAACAATGATACAAGTTAGGGTTTGAATGTATTTGAGGTGGTTTTTTTGGGTACATGGTGAGAGCGAATGATTACTGTATCACAGAAGGTTTGACTAAGTCTGTGAGTTAGAGTTTGTAGGTGTTGTGCTGAAAGTTTGGGTTTCCTAACTAAATTCCACTGGAGAGAGGCTAGGTTAAGCTTAATTGGTGGTGCTGGAAGTTTGGGTTTCCTAATGAAATTCCACTTCCACTGGAGAGAGGCTAGGTTAAGCTTAATTTGTGGTGCTGGAAGTTTGGGTTTCCTGATGAAACTACACTGAGGGGCTAGGTTAAGCTTAACTGGAAGAACtgataataacatttttttttcatgtaattttcaCTTAGATTTCATCTTAACTTCCCCAAAGAGAAAGGGTGGTAGAAGTTCCTTCCTATTTTTTACAGAATTATAAGGTTGTAGATTGCATTGTTATTTCAAGGAAAAATGTGCTTTAGGAGGTATAAGGAAAGGTCAAGTCAATGCTATGTTCCGTAGCATTTCATTTACTATACATGTGTTCACATATGTTATGAATGAAGCAGAATATTGCTTGTGTTATCATTTATCACTAATATGTTCCTTGAACTCCAAACCGCACGCTTATTAGAGATATATCTACATGAGATGAGTTTATGGATCTTGTTCTTAAAATCAATCACTTTGATGAAGAATTTTGTATTGTTCGGGTGACTTTATGGAAGCAAACAGTAACTTGCTCCCTCTCACTCATGCTTCAAATATCAGGCTGTTGCTGGTCTAGCGGCTGATGGGAGACAAATTGTTGCACGAGCCAAAAGTGAGGCAACCAATTATCAGAGGTTTGTTTTTGAACCAAGCCGTGTAAttgcaagttttatttttactctgAAGCCTGCTTGAGTATTGAGTAGAAAACTGTTATAGATACATATCCTAGTTGATTAGCGTTTGGTAGTGGATTAGGTGCTTTTGCCTCAGTCATAAGTCGGTCACTGAAAATTCAATTATGAACATTGCATGCGTGAACTTTGTGCAAACTTCCCACTAGTGCCTCCTAATCTTGCTGATTGCTCAGTGTTACAATTTTTGTTAAACTTTCTTCTTGTTGATATCTTAAGTACATGTTTTGGTTTTGACTCCATGCAGGCATTACTATAGATGCCCATTCTCatcatttgttttctatgtAATCATCAGTGCTATAGATTGAACATGGACTCAGCAGCTTGATTGAAAATTGCCTTTCTGATTTCTTACACCTTAAGTTTGCTAATCCTTGGCATGCCATATTCTGATTTTGTAGTGTTTATGGTGAACCCGTTCCTATCAAGGAGCTTGCAGATCGTGTTGCTAGTTATGTGCATTTGTGCACTCTCTATTGGTGGCTTAGGTAAGTACAgaatttattggtaattttttttgttggtgattATGTCCTTTTGCACCTCTTGGGCTTCCTTCAGAAAAAGTACATAAACGTTGTTGTTGCTGCAGGCCATTTGGTTGTGGGGTGATTCTTGGTGGTTATGACAGAGATGGGCCTCAATTATACATGGTCGAACCATCTGGCATCTCCTATGTGAGTTGATTTGTCATGGTTATGCTTGCAGTCTTTGCAATTGCCGCCCCCCCCCCCGATTTTGTTACATGGTGTGTTTGTTTTCTAATACCatgtaatttgattttatgtAGAGATATTTTGGCGCTGCAATAGGGAAAGGGAAGCAGGCTGCTAAAACGTAAGTTATAATATTCCCTTTTGGTTTGGGGAGTTTAGATAGCTGTATGATTTTATATTGTGACATGATCTGAATTTTAGAAAGTGATGTTCATTCTTTTTGGCAACTCTTAAAAATGATTTGCTCTCATCTTAAGCCAATATGTCAATTGATCAAGCAACAACCACTTTAAGTGGAGGAAGTAATCTTTATAAAGGTTTAACTTTGTTAGCCTTGTTTCACATTATAATTGGTTGCTGTACTTCTGCTATTTATATTATCCTTTAGCTAACGTTTAGGTTGTGGTCCCTTTTCTTTATCAAATGATTGAATTAATGGCATGGACAGAGAAATTGAAAAGTTGAAGCTATCTGAAATGACATGCCGAGAAGGGGTTATTGAAGTAGCGAAAATGTGAGTGCTCCgtttatttttctcaatctcCCTTTTTCcttgcatgtattttttttttaattattattgcatTCAAtagattttctttgtttcctttctGAGTCTGGGCCTTTTTGTCTATCAGCAAATGTGCTTGTTTTGACAATGCTTGGCAACCCTTGgctcctttttctttgtttttttccccttccctTCTTAATCGTTGCTGATGCCTTTGGAAAAGTTTAGATGATGTAATGACATGTGTATATCTCAATTGTTGATCTTATTCACTACTTCTGTAACATagaatttttttgatgaaaGAACCCATGTTATTAGACATAATCTACAGTTGTAACTATAAATATCTGTAGAGAACAGGAGAAAAGAATCATAAAATGGAGGAAGATCCTTCAATCTCTCTGTCGCTCTCCAATTGGATGCATTATTTGTAGCATGTGCATGTGTATTAAGATACTTGGACACTAATTGATATCTTCCTTCTCCCTGGATCAGCATTTACAAGGTACATGATGAAGCAAAGGACAAGGCCTTTGAACTGGAAATGAGCTGGGTTTGTGACGAATCAAAGAGACAGCATGAAAAGGTAATTCTTGTGGATTCTAACTTGCAATTTTATGATGTGAAAGCCAGACTTGTCTTGCTGTTATTTATTTAAGGCTTTCTTTTTCGTTTTGAACGTTCTTTGAATGTGTGTTATTTTATAAGAACATATGACAATTCTCTCTTGATGTTGCAATGAATCtgaatgttttattgttattatcgCGGGCTCAGGTTCCTGATGACCTCTTAGAGGAAGCCAAGGCAGCAGCTCGGAATGCTCTGGAAGAAATGGATGCCGATTAAAAAGCGCTTATTAGAGTTGGGAATTCACTCCTTGGAGATTACTGTTGTCTTCCTGTAATCGCTTCCCACTTTTCCCCTTGTCAGATACCAAGTGGGtttatgtgttttattttattttattttattttaacatgggAAAATTCAAGTGGGTTTATGCTAGTGTATTGCTGCTGCGGTTACAAGTAATTTATCCTCGACCTCTTAAAGTCTAGGATGTCgtggtttttccttttcttataattcagtCTTCATGCACTTTAAAAAAGCACATGCTTGCTCTGGCACAAATTTTCCACAATACTATCTTGGAGCTTATTACCACCATTGGAGCgtggtaattattttattattttttatttaaaaatatttattttttaaaaaatatttttgatatcattttattattaaaatgatctataaacataaaaaatattaatttaaaataaaaaaagaatgtttttaaaatacttttaaaatataaaaataaatggaaccAATAAATTCTTGCCatgtatttatttgatattaaaaagaaaaaataattgggtGCCTTGCacgtaattataaaaatgatgtttttttatttttttaattatttttgatattaacatattaaaattatctgaaaatataaaaaaataatttataattaaaataattaaaataatttattttgtttaaaaaatatttttaaaataaaaaaataaataggtttcAATGTTTAAATTTCCGAGTCTTTTTTTTCCTAGATGAGAGGGCTTGCTTTTCTCTTTTAGGAATTTTGAGAAATATATGTTGGGCTGTGGTTTCAAGCAATAGTAAAAGAAATGTCTTCACGCCATGCAATGCCCccaattcaagttaatttaatttctaatgtGAGTAAAGAAAGTAAGGTGttttgatatcaattttttaattgaaaaataaaaaaacaaagtacatgattaataaaattaattaagaaaattactaattaataaattaaaaaagttataaatactaataaaaatttaaagaagaaagtTGATATTTTGGCAAAAACTTAAAGCTAgttacaaatattttatatcaattgttGTGcttattttatacatttttcttGTATCTATTGGCCAAATTTCATGGCATCGATGGTCTATTAACCAATTTATGTACAATTTAGCCCGACTAAACATTTTGGGTCTGGGGGTATGAATGTCATGGATATAATCAGTTGCATTTTGATCTATAATtatatccaatttaatttttgatattttacaaaatataaactcaatctattttttttttatttttttgaactttaGCAAGTTGAATATATCAGGGttaaaatttatgaatattaCATATATTTGAGGATTGAATATATTAATTCTATTATTCTTTGATGATCCTAAAAATAATATCAGGTTGCAAAAGAACTTCAGTTATACGAGTAAGAGAAAAGTTTGAAAGAgagaattgaaggaaaaaaagattaaaagagtGAGAGATGACTACAAATGTGAAGGCGagggaggaaaaaaattaagagaagaaaaaaaatatttataccaaTAACTAGATTTACTTATGTTGGGTTATACATGTTGGGTTAGGTTGAAcgagttttaaaaatttcaacccGCACCCGATCGACCAATTAGATTTTACGATGATCAAGTTGACACCTTCCAAGAGCTCGTTATGGAGTTTTAAACCTCTAAATGACATGATGTTTTTTGCAAATAGAAGAGGAACATCCCCTCTACAACCATATTTCCATGAAATCAAACATTTACATCCCAATCTTTTCATGAAAGTCCCTAACATCTTGTCCTTGATCAACCATCACTCAATTTTCAGATGTGAGGCTGATCAAGTTGGCACCTTTGAACGAATAAATATGGAGCTACAAATATCCAAATTGAGTAAGAGTTGATCAAAATGAAAGATGTGCATCCCTTCTAACAGATTCATGTGGTCTCAGGCGACGATGATGTCATAATTGCTCCGATGAAGCCTCGAAAGTTGGCAACTCAGTCAGCCCCGACAATGCAACTATTTTGCAAAAATTGATTTGGTTTTCATGTGTTTACACACAAAGGCTTCTCAATGGGTCCTTATCAAGGGTTCATTACACTCCTATCAAGATCAAAAGGTCAGAAATTGATCTAAGACAACCCAAAATCCAATAAATACCCCTTTTCAAGCATGCTTAGAggctagaacaaaaaaaaaagggaaagaaaaaaagaaaaaggttaagaaaagataagaaaaagaagagtaataacaataagaaatatAAAGTTAGAGGTCTAAGAGTAAAAACCAAGTTTTTCTTAAGCTTTATAAGCTTGTGAGAGGTAAAACTTTCCAAAGGAAAGCCAAGAGAAAATAACTTGTTCTAGGTATACATTGCAGACTCCAAAGTAGGTCCTTTATagcatgattttgttttttttttatttgttttgtttatgtttatgtttagaagcataaaaaaaggtttgaatGCTTAACAAGCAATGTCACATTCACTTATTTGTTgctttgatttatatttaatatagttattttaaagttattttttatgtttttattgtattaaagtttttgtttaaggttttcttttgatatataaatattgttttaagcTTTGGTTTGGTTTAAGTTATGCTTGTTAATGCAAGGGTGTTTATCCTTAGCTTGTTGTGCTTGTTCATGCATAGAAATAGGTTCAGAAAACTAATTTTGAATCCATGTTGCATGAACATGTAGTTGTTTTAAGTTGTTGGTTTCTAGATTTGGTATCTTATGCttcattttaattgtttgatgttttttattagttttttagattcAAACATATTTGTGTATGATATTGTGACTTGTTGGGATGAAAAAAGGCATGCTTTTGAAGCCAAAAATGCTATTTTCCGGGCTTGACAGAGGATGCCTTTGCTGGAAACTTTTTGGGTTTTCTGGGCATGTTCTTCGTGTTTTTGGGAAGAACATTGTCTTAGCCCCTACATTCGGACCATGTTTGATCCATTTCTTTGCATAAAATCTTTCCTTATGAATGAATAACCAATAATCTAGTGTTTATTTGCACCAATAACatgtttataatgatttttaatcctagggttttggttttgagcCGAAACCGATTT from the Populus nigra chromosome 1, ddPopNigr1.1, whole genome shotgun sequence genome contains:
- the LOC133691590 gene encoding proteasome subunit alpha type-3, with the protein product MSSIGTGYDLSVTTFSPDGRVFQIEYAAKAVDNSGTVIGIKCKDGIVMGVEKLIASKMMLPGSNRRIHAVHRHSGMAVAGLAADGRQIVARAKSEATNYQSVYGEPVPIKELADRVASYVHLCTLYWWLRPFGCGVILGGYDRDGPQLYMVEPSGISYRYFGAAIGKGKQAAKTEIEKLKLSEMTCREGVIEVAKIIYKVHDEAKDKAFELEMSWVCDESKRQHEKVPDDLLEEAKAAARNALEEMDAD